A single genomic interval of Leptospira semungkisensis harbors:
- the carA gene encoding glutamine-hydrolyzing carbamoyl-phosphate synthase small subunit, with protein sequence MKAFLVLENGDVYEGESFGYETGSVGEIVFNTSMAGYQEILTDPSYANQIVTLTYPMIGNYGIHPDNMESGKIQASGMIVKEYVDRPSNFKAQKTLSQFLKDYKIPGIQGIDTRKLTRFIRTNGAPNGGIFVANEYSDLFLQEVKKFPGIADADLAKVVTTNKKYEFGNNSGKKYKLAVYDYGVKTNILRLLDAAGFAVTVYPAQTPAPEIMKDGIDAFFLSNGPGDPAACTYAIDSTKSILENNYPLFGICLGHQIIGLTLGKKTEKMKFGHRGGNQPVKSLETGKVEITSQNHGFAVVAETTEKEPISFINLNDDTVEGILKSGYPLLSVQYHPESSPGPNDSRYLFQKFYDLVDSTKKK encoded by the coding sequence ATGAAAGCGTTCTTGGTTTTAGAAAACGGGGACGTATACGAGGGCGAGTCCTTCGGCTACGAAACTGGGTCCGTCGGGGAAATCGTTTTTAATACTTCCATGGCGGGTTACCAGGAAATCCTTACAGATCCTTCCTACGCCAATCAGATCGTCACACTCACTTATCCGATGATCGGGAATTACGGGATCCATCCCGACAATATGGAATCCGGAAAAATCCAAGCCTCCGGAATGATCGTGAAGGAATACGTGGATAGACCTTCCAATTTCAAAGCGCAAAAGACATTATCTCAATTCTTAAAAGATTACAAGATCCCTGGGATTCAGGGAATCGATACAAGAAAGCTGACCCGTTTTATCCGTACCAACGGAGCTCCGAACGGAGGGATCTTCGTCGCAAATGAATACTCGGACCTATTCCTACAGGAAGTTAAAAAATTCCCAGGGATAGCGGACGCGGATCTTGCAAAAGTGGTTACTACGAACAAGAAATACGAGTTCGGAAATAACTCCGGCAAAAAATACAAACTCGCAGTGTATGATTACGGAGTTAAAACCAATATACTCCGACTCTTGGATGCAGCAGGTTTTGCAGTAACCGTATATCCTGCCCAAACTCCCGCGCCAGAGATCATGAAAGATGGAATAGATGCATTCTTCTTGTCCAATGGTCCCGGAGACCCGGCTGCCTGCACCTACGCAATCGATTCTACAAAATCCATATTAGAAAATAATTATCCTCTTTTCGGAATCTGTCTAGGTCATCAGATCATAGGCCTGACTCTCGGAAAGAAAACGGAAAAAATGAAATTCGGCCATAGAGGCGGAAACCAACCTGTAAAAAGCTTGGAGACCGGAAAAGTCGAGATCACTTCTCAGAACCATGGGTTTGCAGTAGTAGCAGAGACAACCGAAAAGGAACCGATCTCATTCATCAATTTGAACGACGACACAGTAGAAGGGATCTTAAAATCCGGATACCCTCTTCTCTCCGTGCAGTATCACCCGGAAAGTTCTCCCGGTCCGAATGATAGTCGTTATTTGTTCCAAAAATTCTACGATCTAGTAGATTCTACTAAGAAGAAATAA
- a CDS encoding SRPBCC domain-containing protein: MVKNNVETTIEENKVTYKRYFDVSVELLFEVWSSAEHLAEWWGPDGFTLTTKYMDFSNNGVWEFIMHGPDGHDYNNKIRFTDIKEPHYIHYQHLGDGEADHDVHFESRILFEKAGEGTNLIMEQIFPSKEELIRVNEKFGAIEGAKQHIGNLAKYLEKIK, translated from the coding sequence GTGGTAAAAAATAACGTAGAAACAACGATAGAAGAAAATAAGGTCACCTATAAAAGATACTTCGATGTATCGGTCGAATTGCTTTTCGAAGTATGGTCTTCCGCAGAACATCTTGCAGAATGGTGGGGGCCAGATGGATTTACACTGACCACGAAATACATGGATTTTTCAAACAATGGAGTTTGGGAGTTCATCATGCACGGTCCGGACGGGCATGATTATAATAACAAGATCCGTTTCACGGATATCAAGGAACCTCATTATATTCATTATCAACATTTGGGTGACGGAGAAGCCGACCACGATGTGCATTTTGAGTCCAGGATCCTATTCGAGAAAGCAGGAGAAGGTACGAATCTGATCATGGAGCAGATCTTCCCGAGCAAAGAAGAGCTAATCAGAGTGAATGAAAAATTTGGAGCAATCGAAGGCGCCAAGCAGCATATAGGCAACCTTGCTAAGTATTTAGAAAAGATTAAGTAA
- a CDS encoding ArsR/SmtB family transcription factor, which translates to MNAFAALADDTRMEIVRLVAKNGELTSTEIGQNFKISAPAISHHLKILKESKVLYMKKDAQRRVYSLNGAQVSEMEEWLASIIDLWHKRLDKLDKYVMKIKKERSSGKK; encoded by the coding sequence ATGAACGCCTTTGCAGCTCTTGCGGATGATACCAGAATGGAAATTGTGAGATTGGTCGCCAAGAACGGCGAACTGACCTCTACGGAAATAGGGCAGAATTTCAAGATCAGTGCCCCAGCCATTTCCCATCACTTAAAAATCCTGAAAGAGTCAAAGGTCCTTTATATGAAGAAGGATGCGCAAAGGCGTGTCTATAGTCTAAACGGAGCTCAGGTCAGCGAAATGGAAGAATGGTTAGCGAGCATCATAGATCTATGGCACAAGCGCTTGGATAAATTAGACAAGTATGTAATGAAGATCAAGAAGGAGAGATCCAGTGGTAAAAAATAA
- a CDS encoding serine hydrolase domain-containing protein, which produces MASKNPRSILPKIFLLIALPFFVLLISCNNTYYRALIHLYPSLETNRIFPERTVETTLPVSVIEKKEGWDLPEKLTFRTMKGEETLFSKEILKITNTNTLIIIKDGKVLYENYFNGFQKDSSQTSFSMAKSITSTLIGIAIEEGKIGSVNDPVIKYIPELKDRGIDLLTIRDLMMMSSGIDYTRIEETFFLFIPFSNDVNTFYGNNLRRLILSLHGGNDAVGKLFNYNDFYPLIEGMILERATQMSVSQYTQEKLWKPMGMEASATWSLDSKEDGLERAHVGLNARAMDFARIGLLFLNKGIWNKHKILSKDWVLEATTPDPKDERDWKVFSFWKKSGGYYKYHWWGMKNADGTYDYMARGNLGQIIFVSPSKNAVIVRLGEEPKPIYQWPFIIKSLLNTI; this is translated from the coding sequence ATGGCTTCTAAGAATCCTAGATCCATTCTTCCAAAGATCTTTCTTCTCATCGCCCTTCCTTTTTTTGTTCTACTGATCTCTTGTAATAATACGTATTATAGAGCTCTCATTCATTTGTATCCGAGCTTAGAAACAAATCGGATCTTTCCGGAACGAACAGTGGAAACTACTCTTCCTGTCTCCGTCATAGAAAAGAAAGAAGGATGGGATCTTCCTGAGAAGTTGACTTTTAGGACAATGAAAGGGGAAGAAACTCTTTTTAGCAAAGAGATCTTAAAGATCACAAATACGAATACTCTTATCATTATCAAAGACGGAAAAGTCCTTTATGAAAATTACTTCAATGGATTTCAAAAGGACTCGTCCCAAACTTCCTTTTCGATGGCCAAGTCTATTACCTCTACTTTGATCGGGATCGCCATCGAAGAAGGTAAGATCGGAAGCGTGAATGATCCAGTGATCAAATACATTCCGGAGTTAAAAGACAGAGGGATCGATCTTCTTACCATTCGAGACTTGATGATGATGTCTTCTGGGATAGACTATACTCGAATCGAGGAGACCTTCTTTCTATTCATTCCATTTTCGAATGACGTGAATACTTTCTACGGAAATAATCTAAGAAGGTTGATCCTTTCTTTGCATGGAGGCAATGATGCTGTTGGAAAGCTTTTTAATTATAATGATTTCTATCCTCTCATAGAAGGAATGATCTTAGAGAGAGCGACTCAGATGAGCGTGTCCCAATATACCCAGGAAAAATTATGGAAGCCGATGGGAATGGAAGCGAGTGCCACCTGGAGCTTGGATAGTAAAGAAGACGGTTTAGAAAGAGCTCATGTAGGTTTAAATGCAAGAGCCATGGATTTTGCAAGGATCGGATTGTTGTTCTTAAACAAAGGGATCTGGAACAAGCACAAGATACTTTCCAAAGATTGGGTTTTAGAAGCGACAACTCCCGATCCGAAAGATGAAAGAGATTGGAAAGTATTCTCTTTTTGGAAGAAGTCCGGAGGGTACTATAAGTATCATTGGTGGGGAATGAAAAATGCAGACGGCACTTACGATTATATGGCCAGAGGAAATCTAGGGCAGATCATTTTCGTTTCTCCTAGCAAGAACGCAGTAATCGTTCGCTTGGGAGAAGAACCGAAGCCGATCTATCAATGGCCATTCATTATAAAATCGTTATTGAATACTATCTAG
- a CDS encoding GAF domain-containing protein, which yields MGLLDKVTRLIRSGSVDPGATASSSVSLSSGDKPSLLKKSMAVRAKGLLEKAMDFGGKKEPKPVSVYEDPTNFEPESISAPEESYSFDTNGEDFGDFDLGADLSPSSFSQDEDASDISFPDSAFDNQGASDFDISSGEDQEPIALSEDELGNLLSSEEEAPTFGGDDSDPDFGMDFGDTDLGSDFGNLDEPEKKEEAPSKGLLSKASEAKEEDSIFDPDLPKSDDIKDPFGDWIKDAESQANQEAKRPLNKEQTDREASGFLFDDDSDYSTMPIDLQIASRKKLENYLSVFEISKEISASRDFTTFFENLSYSIQGQIGAESIVIFSSTNGEYDLLRVVEAQGIGADPDWVLETGDETYHAALKTSSVVYAKELFKSALPKKEKEILEKTSAEMLVPIRSYDEFYGIIILSKTVAGEDYTIEDLEFLKIVGEMAGSVLRRIMDLENLHQENEKLRQVLKGNERILSSARDLASVRDMDEAYDYLVETFKKELGLRRWSFLLLDRTTRKEYKVFGTNLLTPDTAGKFRLALDSNLVGIIANVPGVFRISNFRKNPELLSQLSNDELGLMRDFDILPFLNLNWLVGMLVVHETEVPWTDTDRETAVGISEIAAPVLSNLLMLEERDAVFRDPFSPVETRIDEAIARSAKIGAPFSLTVFKVQNASRMVRIKGAGFFSYYCEELRASIQENLGETDYCYRVGQGKYVVVLDGKDREETQIVVRKIRNRIVEMDRKNKDFQTSTSNQTLCYPADTREKERMLELIEES from the coding sequence ATGGGACTGCTGGATAAGGTCACGCGTTTAATCCGTTCGGGATCCGTTGACCCCGGAGCTACTGCTTCGTCCTCAGTTTCACTTTCTAGCGGAGACAAACCTTCTCTCTTAAAAAAGTCCATGGCAGTGCGCGCTAAAGGACTTTTGGAAAAAGCAATGGACTTCGGTGGAAAGAAGGAGCCGAAACCAGTCTCCGTTTACGAAGATCCTACAAACTTCGAACCTGAAAGCATTTCAGCACCAGAAGAATCTTATTCATTCGATACTAACGGCGAAGACTTTGGAGATTTCGATCTGGGCGCCGACCTTTCTCCTAGTTCCTTTTCTCAAGACGAGGATGCTTCGGATATTTCCTTTCCGGATTCAGCATTTGATAATCAAGGTGCAAGCGACTTCGATATTTCTTCAGGAGAAGACCAAGAGCCGATCGCACTCTCCGAAGACGAACTTGGCAATCTACTTTCTTCTGAAGAAGAAGCTCCTACTTTTGGCGGTGATGATTCTGATCCCGATTTTGGAATGGATTTCGGAGATACGGATCTCGGTTCAGACTTTGGAAATCTAGACGAGCCTGAGAAAAAGGAAGAGGCACCGAGCAAGGGACTTCTATCCAAAGCAAGCGAGGCTAAGGAAGAAGATTCTATTTTTGATCCGGATCTTCCTAAGTCGGATGATATTAAGGATCCTTTCGGAGATTGGATTAAGGATGCTGAGAGCCAGGCGAACCAAGAAGCCAAGCGTCCATTAAATAAAGAGCAAACAGATAGAGAGGCTTCGGGCTTTCTTTTCGATGACGATTCGGATTATTCAACCATGCCGATTGATCTGCAGATCGCGTCCCGTAAGAAGCTGGAAAATTATCTCTCCGTATTCGAGATCTCTAAAGAGATATCCGCCTCTCGCGACTTTACAACCTTCTTCGAAAATTTGAGTTATTCCATCCAAGGACAAATAGGCGCAGAGTCCATAGTGATCTTTTCTTCTACCAATGGAGAGTATGATCTGTTAAGAGTTGTGGAAGCGCAGGGAATAGGCGCGGATCCTGATTGGGTATTAGAAACGGGTGATGAGACCTACCACGCTGCTTTGAAAACTTCTTCGGTCGTATATGCAAAAGAGCTCTTCAAGTCTGCTCTTCCTAAAAAAGAAAAAGAGATCTTAGAAAAGACTTCTGCAGAGATGCTCGTCCCGATCCGCAGCTATGATGAATTTTATGGAATTATAATATTAAGCAAGACTGTTGCTGGAGAGGATTATACGATCGAGGATTTGGAGTTCCTGAAGATCGTAGGAGAAATGGCAGGTTCAGTTCTCCGCAGGATCATGGATCTGGAAAATCTCCACCAAGAGAATGAAAAACTCAGACAGGTCCTGAAGGGGAATGAAAGGATTCTCTCGAGTGCAAGAGATCTCGCATCCGTGAGAGACATGGACGAAGCTTACGATTATTTAGTAGAGACATTCAAGAAAGAACTCGGGCTTAGACGTTGGAGTTTCCTTCTCTTGGATAGAACTACTCGCAAGGAATATAAAGTCTTCGGAACAAATTTGCTGACCCCGGATACTGCTGGAAAATTCAGGCTAGCCCTGGATTCCAATCTGGTTGGAATTATCGCTAACGTTCCTGGAGTATTCAGGATTTCTAATTTTAGAAAGAACCCGGAATTATTGTCCCAGCTTTCCAACGATGAACTTGGGCTTATGAGGGATTTCGATATTCTTCCGTTCTTGAATTTGAATTGGCTAGTGGGAATGCTTGTTGTCCATGAGACCGAAGTTCCTTGGACGGATACTGACAGAGAAACTGCTGTAGGTATTTCCGAGATCGCTGCTCCAGTACTTTCTAATTTACTAATGTTGGAAGAGAGGGACGCTGTCTTCCGCGATCCTTTCAGTCCTGTAGAAACCAGGATTGACGAAGCAATTGCAAGATCTGCAAAGATAGGTGCTCCTTTTAGTCTGACAGTGTTCAAGGTCCAGAACGCAAGTAGAATGGTGCGAATTAAGGGAGCAGGGTTCTTCTCTTATTATTGCGAGGAGCTGAGAGCTTCCATTCAGGAAAATCTGGGAGAAACTGATTATTGCTATAGAGTTGGCCAAGGAAAATACGTGGTCGTGCTGGACGGAAAAGATCGAGAAGAAACTCAGATCGTAGTGCGCAAGATCCGAAATCGTATCGTGGAAATGGATCGCAAGAATAAGGACTTCCAAACTTCCACATCCAACCAAACTCTTTGCTACCCCGCGGACACTCGAGAAAAAGAAAGAATGCTCGAGCTGATCGAAGAGTCCTGA